The proteins below come from a single Paludibacter jiangxiensis genomic window:
- a CDS encoding Ig-like domain-containing protein, whose protein sequence is VPEAATLTATDNCDVAPVVTYKEVRTDGVCPSTYTLTRTWTATDACSNSASKTQVIKVQDTTAPVLSEAPADATVECNAVPVAATLTATDNCDAAPVVTYKEVSTDGACPSNYTLTRIWTATDACSNSSSKTQVITVQDKKAPVLSEAPTDITVESNAVPTAATLTATDNCDAAPVVTYTEVRTDGNCPNNYTLTRTWTATDACGNSSSKTQIIKVQDTAAPVLSDAPADVTVECNVIPDAATLTASDYNSTVIPVTYTEVRTNGVCPSTYTLTRTWTATDACGNSSSKVQVIKVQDTTAPILSEAPADVTVECNAVPVAATLTATDNCDVAPVVTYSEVRTDGVCPSTYTLTRTWTATDACGNSASKVQVIKVQDTTAPILSEAPADVTVECNAVPEAATLTATDNCDVAPVVTYKEVRTDGVCPSTYSLTRTWTATDACGNSASKTQVIKVQDTKAPILSEAPADVTVECNAVPVAATLTATDNCDAAPVVTYKEVRTDGVCPSTYTLTRTWTATDACNNSASKTQVIKVQDTTAPVLSCPPSQTVFVDVDKNFATVTIASPTVTDNCGQVKYSNDFNHTMNASGQYPIGTTTVTWTATDECGNTTSCKQTITVVDNQNPLFTKCFTGQNVSFTSQSGVYTYTIKGTGWDATATDNDALASLTYDMTGATTGSGTTLDNAILNVGLTNIKWTATDKSGNTTVCEYAITVIYGNVPPIAVDDNVSTPEDITATGNVLANDTDPDVTNVLTVTGFVWNGTTYSPGTATSAEGTLTLNANGGFTFVPTLNYNGTVPAITYMISDGVGGTASAKLIITVTAVNDAPVARPDVYTTPEDTPVSGNVLANDSDVDGDPLSVANIVVGEKVYTTPASVNVSSTGTLVAAANGAFTFTPALNFNGKVPTVFYRATDGSAVVSSTLDITVTAANDNPVANADVKSTPEDTPLNDNVLTNDADVDGDPLTVTGFTIGGTAYSAGATATMTGIGTIIINTNGSYTFTPMANYNGSVPVITYNISDGNGGTASGTLTITVTSVSDPPVAVNDNVTMIQNTSTTINVLSNDSFGPDGPSTTAITATSAAHGTVTVNNGGTPNNPTDDKIVYTPTTGYTGSDSFTYTIAASNGLTSTATVTITVRPYTDMMTFNKRSTSPVNNGDGTVNWKYTISVTNKLTTDSITSIHITDDLSRVILSPMEFRVVGITATGKLKANGLFDGVTRTNVLLDGSAVAPNSTEEITIEVHTTLNRFFGTVYNQAVLDGSSRTTGAISNVLSDDPSNTEGAFPRPTKTEIPEILIIPDAFTPNQDGHNDKFTIIHSSRITISLEVFNRWGNKVYESNDYQNDWDGKGSGHLLGQNLPSGTYYYIIVIRNTETNKVEKLASYITLRR, encoded by the coding sequence CTGTTCCTGAAGCTGCTACGCTGACTGCTACCGATAATTGTGATGTAGCTCCCGTGGTAACTTACAAGGAAGTACGTACCGACGGCGTTTGCCCGAGCACATACACCCTGACTCGCACATGGACAGCAACCGACGCCTGCAGTAACAGTGCATCGAAGACACAGGTGATCAAGGTACAGGATACCACCGCTCCGGTTTTGAGCGAGGCTCCTGCTGACGCTACCGTGGAATGCAATGCCGTACCTGTAGCTGCAACACTAACAGCTACCGATAACTGCGACGCAGCTCCTGTGGTTACTTACAAGGAAGTGAGCACCGACGGCGCTTGCCCGAGCAATTACACCCTGACCCGCATCTGGACAGCCACCGACGCCTGCAGTAACAGTTCTTCAAAGACACAGGTAATCACCGTTCAGGACAAAAAAGCTCCGGTTTTGAGCGAAGCACCGACAGATATTACCGTAGAAAGCAATGCTGTTCCAACCGCGGCTACACTGACAGCGACAGACAATTGTGATGCAGCTCCAGTGGTAACTTACACAGAAGTAAGAACTGATGGCAATTGTCCAAATAATTACACACTAACACGCACTTGGACGGCCACCGACGCTTGCGGTAACAGTTCTTCAAAAACACAAATAATTAAAGTACAGGATACGGCAGCCCCTGTACTGAGTGATGCTCCTGCTGATGTTACCGTAGAATGCAACGTAATACCAGATGCAGCAACACTTACAGCTTCAGATTACAATAGCACGGTCATACCTGTAACTTACACAGAAGTAAGAACTAACGGCGTTTGCCCGAGTACCTACACTCTGACCCGCACATGGACAGCAACCGACGCTTGTGGAAACAGCTCTTCGAAAGTTCAGGTGATCAAGGTACAGGATACCACCGCTCCTATTTTGAGCGAAGCTCCTGCCGACGTTACTGTAGAATGCAATGCAGTACCTGTAGCTGCAACGCTGACAGCTACCGATAATTGTGACGTGGCTCCTGTGGTAACTTACAGTGAAGTACGTACCGATGGCGTTTGCCCGAGTACCTACACTCTGACTCGTACCTGGACAGCTACCGACGCTTGCGGAAACAGCGCATCGAAAGTTCAGGTGATCAAAGTTCAGGATACCACCGCTCCTATTTTGAGCGAAGCTCCTGCCGACGTTACCGTTGAATGCAATGCTGTTCCTGAAGCTGCTACGCTGACTGCTACCGATAATTGTGATGTAGCTCCCGTGGTAACTTACAAGGAAGTACGTACCGACGGCGTTTGCCCGAGCACATACTCCCTGACCCGCACATGGACAGCTACCGACGCTTGCGGTAACAGTGCATCGAAGACACAGGTTATCAAGGTTCAGGATACAAAAGCTCCTATTTTGAGCGAAGCTCCTGCCGACGTTACCGTGGAATGCAATGCCGTACCTGTGGCCGCAACGCTGACCGCTACCGATAATTGCGACGCAGCTCCTGTGGTTACTTACAAGGAAGTCCGTACAGACGGCGTTTGCCCAAGTACCTACACTCTGACTCGTACATGGACAGCTACCGATGCTTGCAACAACAGTGCATCGAAGACACAGGTGATCAAGGTACAGGATACCACCGCTCCGGTTTTGAGTTGTCCTCCATCTCAAACCGTATTTGTCGATGTGGATAAGAACTTTGCTACGGTTACCATTGCATCACCAACTGTAACCGACAATTGTGGTCAAGTTAAGTACAGCAACGATTTCAACCACACGATGAATGCCAGCGGTCAATATCCGATAGGAACAACCACCGTGACCTGGACGGCAACCGATGAATGTGGCAATACCACCTCGTGCAAACAAACAATAACAGTGGTGGATAATCAGAATCCGCTGTTTACAAAATGTTTCACAGGTCAGAATGTAAGCTTCACCTCTCAGAGTGGCGTTTACACCTACACCATTAAAGGTACAGGATGGGATGCAACTGCAACCGACAATGATGCTCTTGCTTCGTTGACATACGACATGACTGGCGCAACAACCGGTTCCGGAACGACTCTTGACAATGCGATACTTAATGTAGGCCTTACCAACATTAAATGGACAGCAACGGATAAATCCGGCAATACGACAGTTTGTGAATATGCGATCACGGTTATCTACGGCAATGTTCCGCCGATAGCAGTTGATGATAATGTATCAACTCCGGAAGACATAACCGCTACAGGTAATGTTCTCGCAAACGACACCGATCCGGACGTAACGAATGTCCTCACGGTAACAGGCTTTGTATGGAATGGTACCACTTATTCGCCGGGGACAGCCACTTCGGCAGAAGGGACGCTGACCCTCAATGCAAATGGCGGATTCACCTTCGTACCGACGTTGAATTACAACGGTACAGTTCCGGCTATCACTTACATGATAAGTGACGGCGTGGGCGGCACAGCTTCTGCAAAACTGATTATCACGGTAACGGCGGTCAATGACGCACCGGTAGCCAGACCTGACGTATACACCACACCGGAAGACACACCGGTAAGCGGTAATGTATTGGCAAATGACTCTGACGTGGATGGTGATCCGCTTTCGGTAGCCAACATCGTTGTAGGCGAAAAAGTCTACACAACGCCGGCTTCTGTCAACGTCTCTTCAACGGGTACTCTTGTGGCTGCTGCCAATGGAGCATTCACATTTACACCGGCTCTTAATTTCAACGGAAAAGTACCGACTGTCTTCTATCGTGCAACTGATGGTTCGGCTGTTGTTTCTTCAACACTCGACATTACGGTAACGGCAGCGAATGACAATCCTGTTGCCAATGCAGATGTGAAAAGTACACCGGAAGACACTCCGTTAAACGATAACGTACTGACCAATGATGCCGATGTGGATGGCGATCCGCTGACAGTGACCGGATTTACAATCGGAGGTACTGCTTATAGCGCCGGAGCTACAGCTACAATGACAGGTATTGGCACAATAATTATCAATACCAATGGTAGCTACACCTTTACTCCGATGGCTAACTACAATGGTTCTGTTCCTGTTATCACTTACAACATCAGCGATGGCAATGGTGGCACAGCTTCCGGCACGTTGACAATTACTGTCACCTCGGTTTCTGATCCTCCTGTTGCAGTCAATGACAATGTGACGATGATTCAGAATACAAGTACAACCATCAACGTATTGTCCAATGACAGCTTTGGCCCGGATGGACCATCCACCACTGCAATCACAGCCACAAGCGCGGCTCACGGAACGGTAACGGTAAATAACGGCGGAACGCCGAACAATCCGACAGACGACAAGATTGTTTACACTCCGACAACCGGATACACAGGTTCCGACTCGTTTACCTATACGATAGCTGCAAGCAACGGTCTGACATCGACGGCTACGGTAACCATTACGGTGAGACCATATACAGATATGATGACCTTCAACAAGAGGTCAACCTCACCGGTAAACAACGGAGATGGCACTGTTAACTGGAAATACACCATATCGGTAACCAACAAATTAACCACTGACTCAATTACCTCGATACATATTACCGATGACCTGAGCAGGGTAATTTTAAGTCCGATGGAATTCCGGGTGGTTGGTATTACGGCAACCGGCAAGTTGAAAGCAAACGGGCTCTTTGACGGCGTTACCCGCACCAACGTATTGCTCGATGGCAGTGCAGTGGCACCTAACAGCACGGAAGAGATCACCATTGAAGTGCACACCACATTGAACCGGTTCTTTGGAACAGTCTACAATCAGGCTGTGCTTGACGGATCGTCCAGGACTACCGGAGCCATCTCCAATGTCTTATCTGATGACCCATCGAACACTGAAGGTGCATTCCCGAGACCGACAAAGACGGAGATACCTGAGATTCTGATTATCCCGGATGCGTTTACGCCTAACCAGGATGGTCATAATGATAAATTCACAATCATTCACTCCTCACGAATCACTATCTCTCTGGAAGTCTTCAACCGTTGGGGTAATAAGGTTTACGAGAGCAACGATTATCAAAACGACTGGGACGGTAAGGGCAGCGGACATCTGTTGGGTCAGAATCTGCCAAGCGGAACATATTATTACATCATAGTGATCCGCAATACAGAAACGAATAAGGTTGAAAAACTAGCAAGCTATATCACATTGAGACGTTAA